The segment AAACGTTACTCTGCATATGTGAACTGCCTTGATAGTATTTTTCTGCCTAGAAACCTAATATATTGTGCATCCTGCAGGCACGATTTCCAGTTCTTCAACATTCAGAGATTGACCGAGTTGTATGAAAAGGAAGTACGCTATCTCATGGTAAGGCTCTTTAACATAATGAAACTTAAACATATTGAAGTCTCTTCTGTTCCATGCTTAAGAGTGAGTTAACGACTAGTAAAATGAATTTGCTTCTGGTTTCAGCAAACACATCAGAAGAATCAGTTGAAAGACACagttgatgaagaagaaccAGAAGGTCTAGATTACTTTCTCATTTTTGCCCACTTTGCTAACATTCTTTTCCAGCGAATTTATCACTGATTGAGAATTTTTCTGTTACCAGGTGGAGATCCCTTAACTGCTGAAGAAGTAGAAGAAAAGGAGGCTTTACTGGAGGAGGTAAAGTGAAAACGTTTGTTAAATATGTGTCTTAGACAATTGATTCGTTGGTTTTTATTGAATTGTTTTGTAAATGTTAATCTCCAGGGTTTCTCAACATGGAACAGAAGAGACTTCAATAGTTTCCTAAGGGCTTGTGAGAAGTACGGCCGCAACGACATCAAAAGCATTGCCTCTGAGATGGAAGgtaaaacagaggaagaagttgAAAGATATGCACAAGTCTTCAAAGAGCGATACAAGGAGCTGAACGGTATGTAACACAACACCTTCTGATGCTAAGTAAATCAATTCTTACCTCAAGAAAGAGCTTACGCCCCCGTTTCCCCTCTATATTTGTAGATTACGATAGAATCATTAAGAACATTGAGAGGGGAGAGGCAAGAATCTCTAGGAAAGATGAAATCATGAAAGCCTTAGGGAAGAAACTGGATCGTTACAGAAACCCTTGGCTGGAAATGAAGATTCAGTATGGTCAGAACAAAGGGAAGCTGTACAATGAAGAGTGCGACCGTTTCATGGTCAGTGTGTTTTTCATCATCGTTTgctttttcactttttttttgtttcactaATCTTATCATGAAGTTTGATTGTTGTGAAAACAGATCTGCATGATCCACAAACTTGGGTATGGGAACTGGGATGAGCTAAAGGCAGCATACAGGACATCGCCTTTGTTTAGGTTTGACTGGTTTGTGAAATCCCGCACGAGTCAGGAACTTGCAAGAAGATGCGACACTCTGATCCGACTGATTGAAAAGGAGAACCAAGAGTTtgatgagagagagaggcaaGCCCGTAAAGAGAAGAAGCTCGCAAAGGTAAAACAATGCTGCCAGCTTATATAGTTACTTTCATTTCTTTTGATTCGATTTTTTTCCTTGAATGCTTATgctttctgttatttttttttaatctttgttagAGTGCAACACCATCAAAGCGACCTTTAGGAGGACAACCAAGTGAGAGTCCTTCATCTTTGAAGAAGCGAAAGCATCTTAGATGATCATCTATCGTAGCCCTTTGGACTCATTATCCAAGAATAACAGTTTGCTTAACTTTTGTTGTTAAACATAATTAAACTTAAACATAGTAGGTGAATTTTATTCTGGTTTGATGAATGTTGTCCTGGTTAGACTTGAAGTTAAGTTTATATGTATAACATTATTTgcatatgtttctttttctttttgttcaacATTTGCGTTGTCTAGAAGATACATAGGGGAAGTGAACGTGAATCCTAGATTCGTTTCCGTTTCTTGCTTCGTTGGTGGACTACTGGAGTTGCTCCTCCAGATTCAAGAAACATAAAGGACGAATGTCTTGTGAATAAGGCCATTTATTAAGTAGTAAACATTGTTCAAGACAGAGAGATGGCCGTATGAGAGAAACGTATTATATATTGACAAGTGGTAAATGACAGAAGCTTTGGTTTGGTCTCTCTCTGCTTCCCATCAAATCTCAGACCCCAAAAataatcttctttttctctttccttAATGTTGTTTTAGTTCATTAATCTTTTCCTTTACTTAACTTGAAGAAGTCTTAGCTTCTACGCTGCCACTGACGCTAGCTGAGTCACCACTAGTCTCCGCTGGCTCTTGACTGCTTAGCCCACTGACCATAGGAGCCGAAGCTGCAGCAGTCACAGCCTGTGTGGTGGTTGGTACATCGCTCGAGCTTACTGGAGCTGATGCGCCGCTGAGTGATGATGATCCGATTGGGTATGGAGCCACTGGCATATCCGTTAGCGAAGAAGCAGACGGGCTGTAGCTAAGCGAAGAGCTCATCGAGTGATCGAACTTACACGCTGGCCCAAACTTGCAGATTCCGTGCTGTGCAAAGTGAGTGCATTGTGCCACGCCCTATACATTCAAAAACATTATACCATATGGAGTTTTGTGTGTTCATAGaagaaaaaggttaaaaaaaGACTTACTGGACGAAGTGGAAGGCCAATGGAGCTGAAGAGAACACCGGTTTTAGGTTGAACAGCATCTAGAGGATGATGGTATCTGCATAAAGATCCGAATTTACAGTCTCCGGTTCTCATAAAGTATTGACACTCAGGTTGATCAGGTCGCTGAGGAAACGACTCTTCTTTTGAGGTAGTCAAGGAAGTCCCACCAGGTTGGTACGTTCCTCCTGTGTAAGCAGTCCCTGAAGGAGATAACGGCGCCATTCCATAAACAGAGCTCGGTCCAATAGACGGTTGTGTTCCAGGCGAAGGCATTGCAGTTAAAGAAgcctaataaaaaaataaaaataatcaaacgaTCCATTTAGCAAACAAAAGGTAGCAAATGAACAAATACCTGGTAAGGACTCCAACCAGGGTATGTAACCATTCCTGGAGGCAGAACCATTGGTGGGCCGTATGGGCTTGGAAGATACGAACCCGGTAGAAGAGAAGGCCTTGCCAAAACTAAACCATATTGTTGAGAGGGCTGAGACTGAAGCGTTGGATAAATAGTGTGTAGCTGAGGTTgcggctgctgctgctgctgctgctgaggCACTGGATGGTTGAATCTACATGTCAAACCAAATTTACACTGACCGGTTCTCAGGTAGTAAGAACACTCTTTCTCTCCCTGTAATCGGTTTAAGAGGAGCTTTAATACACAAATGTGTGGGTAATGATCAATAAATAAACCGATTTGAGAGAGTATTAATAGAACGCAAACCGGGCGTAATGGATATCCCAAATAACTTAGCGTGACAGGCGCAACGGAACCACCTCCTCCTTGCCTTGGATGATGATACTTGCAAGTAGCACCGAACTTGCACGTTCCCGTTCTCATAAAATGctaagcaacaaaaaaaagaaacaaatctaaAGTTTGCAGctttctttaacaaaacagaACTGCATTGCTCAAAATCCGGTTAGGATTTACAAAACCTGACAAACCGGTTGTCCCATCCTCTCCGGTAAAGctccatctcctcctcctctcacaCCTCCTCCAATAACCTAATCAAGAGAGCTTACAAAAACTCAATTCAACGATCtgaattcaataaaaaaaattggggaAAAAAACTTGAATTTACCGCTCCACGATCTCGCGGGTGATTAAACCGACATCTCGACCCGTACCCGCAAGCACCGGTTCGCAAGTAATAAATGCAATCGGCCTCATCGGGTCTCTCCGGGTACGATTCTACTCCACCTCGCCACATCGAAGCTACAACAAGAACACACATTTCAAAACAAGATCTTTTGATCTCAATACGCGATTCGCAGATTAAGACCGATAAAtcaaagacatttttttttaccttggACTCCGGTTTGGCCTCCATGAGTTGTGGTGGTCCATTCAAGAGATGGATCCGATCGCGACCCTTCTTCACCGGAGCGACCGTACCGCTCCATTTTCTACACGAGGGAGGGGGACACAAATCCCTCGCACAGACACACGAAAAGACGAATccttttgttttgcttttgtctGAATGTCGAGAGCTCCGATCGAAGAAGAGTGTTGTTGTtggaaaaaatagaaataaacacAGATCGTGGTTTTGCTTCCACACCACTCTCTCTACCTTCAAAGCTACAACagtttttttgaaactaaaaaagaaaattattttatataattttcggAGGCttcgattctttttttttttgtaataaaaagtttttcttttatttttttttctctttctttttggaAGGTGATGTGGGAGGTTTTGATCTTTCTTTATGCGTGCTCGCTTTTTTCGTGGGTGTTTTGCGGAAAAAATGCCTATTTCAACATGAACTTTACGCGTCGtgcctattccttcacgaactttgtagCAGTGCGTATTtcacactgaactaaacaaatatttttaaatactatatgaactttatgcgtcgtgtctattccttcacgaactttatagtagcgcgtatttcacattgaactaaacaaaaataaaaaaaatactgtatagactctcaaaatattacttatttcaatattgaacgttaaatgtgttagtcatccgttaatttatcaaaacgtcattttgaataaattttgtgaaattaaaaatcaaaataaaatatagactcttaaaattgtgcttatatatattgactgtcaaatgTAATAGTCATCCTTTAATTTACCAAAAACCTCTCAAATTGTActtatatattgactgtcaaaggtgttagtcatgttttaatttatcaaaagattttattttggataaattctatgaatccatcaatttgtaattttttattttttttataaaatctatcaaaaataacgttattttgataaattaacgtatgactaacacttttgatttcttaaacagaaaaatactaacacttttgacggttaatgtacatatatatatatgactacaCCTTTgatttgctgacaaaaaaaagacgAACACCTTTGACGCTCAAAAtcgtgattatatatatacaccgtCAAAGATGTTAGTCTTTCTTTGTCAGTAAGTGAAAGGTGTTAGTCAagtcatacattaatttattaaaacaacgtcattttggataatttttttgtaaaataaaaaaattaaaaaacgacggacaatttcatagaatttatccaaaatagtcTTTTGATAAAATCAATGATGACTATTACTTTTGacaatcaatatatataagcacaattttgagagtgtattttatttttaatttttaatttttaatttcacaaattgatacaaaatgacgttgttttgatacattaacggatgactaacacatttaacactcaatattgaaataagtacgattttgagagtctatgtagtatttttttattttggttttgttcaatgtgaaatacgcactactataaagttcgtgaaggaatagacacgacgcttaaagttcatatattatttaaaaaaatttgtttagttcagtgtggaaTACGCACTACTACAAAGGTCGTGAAGGAATAGGCACGACGCGTAAAGTTCATATTGAAATAGGCACTTTTTCCGTGTTTTGCCGGTGGTGGTTAATGTACGCGCCAGACATATTATCAGTGCCGACTcctatttgttttatttatttatttatttattttttccataaatatattttgtgaagTGTAACACTTTAGTATACAATTACAAAGATTAAATCAGGTATAATAcctttttttcttaatcacTAGGCTGTCATATTGGGTAGTACTTTAGACCTATTCTATTTGTTGTTAATTTGTACTTTCAAATAAAAGAAAGCAACTTTGGCTAGATTTTAGCATTGATATAAAACACAGTACTAGATTTATTTGTAGAAAATTTTTGTATGGCTAAATTTGATTCCAGTTTAGTTAAAGTGGTTTATTCTATAAATTACGAGAAACTGGCAACTTTCTTTTATTACTCGTGGTTGTCTACAGTTACTGTTTGTAGTAAACAATGTTAAAATGTTATTTCAACAGGCGCgtgaataattttgtttatttcaacAATGACACTACTAAAGACTTGGCATCACTTTAACAAGTCAAATTGGTTTGGTTGCGAAATGACCAATCTAACGGCAACGAAAAGCATCAAGCTGATGAGAAAACGGTCCAGATCTACTCTAAAGTCACTATCCATTGAATTGCTGACGAACGAACCCGAGGGCTCCTCCTTGGCTTGACATTGAGTGTAGTTGGTAAAGAAGCCCATTCTCTTCATAAAGTTccaaattagttttctttttttttttttggttaaaaatgatttatttctCCAGTCagtgagagttttttttttcttttttgtaaaaatttactCTCAGTGAGAGTTAATCCGAACAACGACAACCAGGTAGAATCAAATTTGGTTCTTTTAGTTATAACTTGaactaaaaagataaaaaaccTGCATTTTTAGTATCAAATTTTCTTTCTAGTATGAAGTGGATCTAGGGTTTTTCTTTCAATAGTTGTCTAACTTCCTAGatagtttttaaaagaaaaagaaatattcttAGATAGTACACTTGTTATATATTTGTATGCTTTTTAAAGAAGCTTTACAAGGTCTATAATACATTTACCGATTCCACTAATGGAAATTAATTTGGATGTGTTGcatatttgaaataataataaaatgttcaagATCTAACACACCAAAAAGACATTTCATATTAAATACGAATCTCAAAAGTATTTATAGTTGAGACGAAATTTGAGATTCCTTGTCACCTCATCACAAGAAATAAAACTTTTCCGAATTTAAAAGCTGAAAGGTGAAAGTTACTCAACCTAATAAGCAGTAAAAGCATTTGCAAATGAAGTTTTGAGCtataaaaatatgttagtaatatttgtatgaaaataaataaataaaaatgttgtCTGACTTGGCAAGGAATGAGCCACATGTGACCAGCTTTTGGAGATTGTGTTATTCCCAAAGGATCTTTTGGACCATAACATCCCTCCTTTCTCCATCTACCAAATGTCGGTGAGccaatttacattttttttaatattaaattccGGTACACACAAttccttttttttggtcaactccGGTACACAcaatttctaattttaaaatttagtactAATTTTAATATTGGGCGGAGTAAGGCACTATGACATCGTTGTCTTATTCGTTGCATGACGTTTTGATTATAATTTCTCAGAAAAAATAGGAGCGTTCTTTCATACTTAATGTTCTCTTTCAGTAGATCTTTTATGGCTGTAATAATTATTCGAAAATGGAATTAAACCGTCCTCATAGATTACAATACTTCTTGCTTTTCTTTGTTCAACTTCAACACATTGGGTTATAAACTGGATTTATTAACAACTAAAAGATTaggcctttttcaaaaaaagaagaaaaaaaacaaataaaagatttCATAAACTAGTTAATTTACTACAACACTTATTGGTTTCTTTTCAAAGTGGAATCTTTATCCACACCACAGGTTATCTGTTTCTTCCAAAAACTTTTACCGACAGGAATACTGAATACACAAAAACATTGACTCATAAAGATTGTAGAATCATTTTGTGGGGgaacaacaaaaagaaagagatatcatatgtataaactttattctttttgtttttattgttttattttacatattgtGAAGAAGTTTGAGAGTTTTGTTTCCCATCCTGATCAGATGATACcttatagaaatattttaaaaggtcCAAGGAACAAGTCTACAACACATATAATTATTCTGAAAGTGTTATTCCTTATCCAGACAGCACCAAAGATGATAGATACCTCAATATCTTTGCATGCTTCGACGTGTCGAATTGTTCTGAAGTCCCTGAAACACAAATAGTCTTACTACCTCAAGCTTATGCATTGATTCCTTCTTATCAATATCATAAGGACATCTCATAAAACCAACGTACAAACATGCTCCAGTACCATATTAACTAGCAGCAAATATCCCTACGTATGTAAAAATCTTTCACTTTCAGGAATAACATGaatatactaaaaaaattatatatactaggGAAACAACATGCTGAAATAGTAGACTGAAACTAATTTCAGATAAAAGAATTAAGTGTTCTTGCTCCT is part of the Raphanus sativus cultivar WK10039 chromosome 5, ASM80110v3, whole genome shotgun sequence genome and harbors:
- the LOC108861073 gene encoding zinc finger CCCH domain-containing protein 34, whose amino-acid sequence is MERYGRSGEEGSRSDPSLEWTTTTHGGQTGVQASMWRGGVESYPERPDEADCIYYLRTGACGYGSRCRFNHPRDRGAVIGGGVRGGGDGALPERMGQPVCQHFMRTGTCKFGATCKYHHPRQGGGGSVAPVTLSYLGYPLRPGEKECSYYLRTGQCKFGLTCRFNHPVPQQQQQQQPQPQLHTIYPTLQSQPSQQYGLVLARPSLLPGSYLPSPYGPPMVLPPGMVTYPGWSPYQASLTAMPSPGTQPSIGPSSVYGMAPLSPSGTAYTGGTYQPGGTSLTTSKEESFPQRPDQPECQYFMRTGDCKFGSLCRYHHPLDAVQPKTGVLFSSIGLPLRPGVAQCTHFAQHGICKFGPACKFDHSMSSSLSYSPSASSLTDMPVAPYPIGSSSLSGASAPVSSSDVPTTTQAVTAAASAPMVSGLSSQEPAETSGDSASVSGSVEAKTSSS